One genomic region from Conexibacter woesei Iso977N encodes:
- a CDS encoding chlorite dismutase family protein has product MADRHFVKYTFLKLDPAWRRLPESERAQHKAEFLAACEDFGTDHLIQGFSLVGTRGDADLMLVMEAENLDRIHEFHVVLGQSGLWSWMSQPESFLGMRKTSEYSEDERAIPRRFRGKYLFVYPFVKTRQWYGLDPKERWRIMQEHIEVGRQYPTVDNHTTYSFGLDDQEFVVAFDTDDAAAFLDLVQRLRTTEASAWTERDTPSYTCVNTGLERALIALDGEAIGAIV; this is encoded by the coding sequence ATGGCCGATCGTCACTTCGTGAAGTACACGTTCCTCAAGCTCGATCCTGCTTGGCGCCGCCTTCCGGAGTCCGAGCGCGCGCAGCACAAGGCCGAGTTCCTGGCCGCCTGCGAGGACTTCGGGACCGACCACCTGATCCAGGGCTTCAGCCTCGTCGGGACCCGTGGCGACGCCGACCTGATGCTCGTGATGGAGGCCGAGAACCTCGACCGCATCCACGAGTTCCACGTCGTGCTCGGCCAGTCCGGCCTGTGGTCCTGGATGAGCCAGCCGGAGTCGTTCCTGGGCATGCGCAAGACGTCCGAGTACAGCGAGGACGAGCGCGCGATCCCCCGTCGTTTCAGGGGCAAGTACCTGTTCGTCTACCCGTTCGTGAAGACGCGCCAGTGGTACGGCCTGGATCCGAAGGAGCGCTGGCGGATCATGCAGGAGCACATCGAGGTCGGCCGCCAGTACCCGACGGTCGACAACCACACGACCTACTCGTTCGGCCTCGACGACCAGGAGTTCGTGGTCGCGTTCGACACCGACGACGCCGCCGCGTTCCTGGACCTCGTGCAGCGCCTCCGGACGACCGAGGCCAGCGCCTGGACCGAGCGCGACACGCCGTCCTACACGTGCGTCAACACCGGCCTCGAGCGGGCGCTGATCGCGCTCGACGGCGAGGCGATCGGCGCGATCGTCTAG
- a CDS encoding DUF4333 domain-containing protein: MTGRTTALLALSSASVVLASGCGGDRVDRRDLESKVSDFILRQTGTTATVHCPKDVDPDKGHKTTCIADLSGTPTNLQIVFTSKGRFQVHVDTSHLG, translated from the coding sequence TTGACCGGCCGGACGACGGCGCTCCTAGCGCTGTCGTCCGCTTCCGTTGTGCTCGCGTCGGGCTGCGGCGGCGACCGCGTCGACCGCAGGGACCTGGAGTCGAAGGTGAGCGACTTCATCCTCCGCCAGACCGGCACGACGGCCACGGTCCACTGCCCCAAGGACGTGGACCCCGACAAAGGCCACAAGACGACCTGCATCGCCGACCTCTCCGGCACCCCGACGAACCTCCAGATCGTCTTCACGTCGAAGGGCCGCTTCCAGGTCCACGTCGACACGTCGCACCTCGGCTAA
- a CDS encoding glycosyltransferase, giving the protein MRIALVSPYSWTYPGGVTRHIEALRSELAALGHDVRVLAPVDPPDKTSARRHRGAVPQEREIPDWVVPLGRTMGFPANGAVSNLTMPYAPNVSALRRELREGGYDVVHLHEPVVPCVGWDTLMSCEVPMVGTFHCYSENNLSNGIAVAIGARRRLNRLKVRIAVSEAAAWTGKRYYGGYYRVVPNGVVLDEQAVAAPVEAVSAERPLRIAFVGQAVERKGLPVLLRAFEALREHVPAELQIVGATPEEVEPLLLDGDSGVTVLGKVDDATKERVLREADVLAAPSLGGESFGMVLTEAFAAGTPVVASDIAGYRDVVRDGVDGLLVPRGDAAALGETLRALALDAEQRARLSAAALERAERFAWPVVAREVVKAYEDAIAVGEPEGSRAQRVAVRSGMLSADLKPRNPARRMPSMEPPAPRSRARRPVIAFARRAVMALVALAILVGSVVALERIGFDRIGHSLVHATPPWVVVALGLMCASMAVRAVAWTAILRAAMPTAPRPRLSDALQGTMIGVLMSATLPARLGEPARAMIVARRIGRPRDGVPVVLGTIVSQTLLNILALVILGMVMFRSVPVFHHHESGLIAFAALPIVILAAVLGAPALLREGGAARSARVRAWSMQARRATAQVRAGLEVFRQPKLGSVAVGAQLFAWVIQWMSCYVLLVAFGLDDRAGIGAAAAVLFAVNVSAVLPATPSNLGVFQAACVFVLHKGYGIGVDDALGYGIILQAVEIATAFVMGAPALLKEGVSWKDVRLRAMHAAPVELPPLPRRGESAIEVDA; this is encoded by the coding sequence ATGCGCATCGCGCTCGTCTCCCCGTATTCCTGGACGTACCCCGGGGGTGTGACGCGGCACATCGAGGCGCTGCGGTCCGAGTTGGCTGCGTTGGGTCACGATGTGCGGGTCCTCGCCCCAGTCGATCCGCCGGACAAGACGTCCGCGCGGAGACATCGTGGTGCCGTGCCCCAGGAGCGCGAGATCCCGGACTGGGTGGTCCCGCTCGGGCGCACGATGGGCTTCCCGGCCAACGGCGCGGTGTCCAACCTGACGATGCCGTACGCCCCGAACGTGAGCGCGCTGCGGCGCGAGCTCCGTGAGGGCGGCTACGACGTCGTGCACCTGCACGAGCCGGTCGTGCCGTGCGTCGGGTGGGACACGCTGATGTCGTGCGAGGTGCCGATGGTCGGCACGTTCCACTGCTACTCCGAGAACAACCTCTCGAACGGGATCGCCGTGGCGATCGGCGCGCGGCGGCGGCTGAACCGGCTGAAGGTCCGGATCGCGGTCTCCGAGGCGGCGGCGTGGACGGGCAAGCGCTACTACGGCGGCTACTACCGCGTGGTCCCGAACGGCGTGGTGCTGGATGAGCAGGCGGTCGCGGCGCCGGTCGAGGCGGTCTCTGCCGAGCGCCCGCTGCGGATCGCGTTCGTCGGGCAGGCGGTCGAGCGCAAGGGGCTGCCGGTGCTGCTGCGCGCCTTCGAGGCGCTGCGCGAGCACGTCCCGGCCGAGCTGCAGATCGTCGGCGCGACGCCCGAGGAGGTCGAGCCGCTGCTGCTCGACGGCGACTCGGGCGTGACCGTGCTCGGCAAGGTGGACGACGCGACCAAGGAGCGCGTGCTGCGCGAGGCGGACGTCCTCGCCGCGCCGTCGCTCGGGGGCGAGTCGTTCGGGATGGTCTTGACGGAGGCGTTCGCGGCGGGCACGCCGGTCGTCGCCTCCGATATCGCGGGCTACCGCGATGTGGTCCGGGACGGCGTCGATGGTCTTCTGGTGCCGCGCGGGGACGCCGCTGCGCTGGGCGAGACGCTGCGCGCCCTGGCGCTGGACGCCGAGCAGCGCGCGCGCTTGAGCGCTGCCGCGCTGGAGCGCGCGGAGCGGTTCGCGTGGCCGGTCGTCGCGCGCGAGGTCGTGAAGGCCTACGAGGACGCGATCGCCGTCGGCGAGCCCGAGGGCTCCCGCGCGCAGCGGGTCGCGGTTCGCTCGGGGATGCTGTCGGCCGACCTGAAGCCGCGCAACCCGGCGCGGCGGATGCCGTCGATGGAGCCGCCGGCGCCGCGCTCGCGCGCGCGCCGCCCGGTGATCGCGTTCGCGCGCCGCGCCGTGATGGCGCTGGTCGCGCTGGCGATCCTGGTGGGGTCGGTCGTCGCCTTGGAGCGGATCGGCTTCGACCGGATCGGTCACTCGCTCGTGCACGCGACGCCGCCGTGGGTGGTCGTCGCGCTGGGCCTGATGTGCGCGTCGATGGCGGTGCGTGCGGTCGCCTGGACGGCGATCCTGCGCGCGGCGATGCCGACGGCGCCGAGGCCGCGGCTGAGCGATGCGCTGCAGGGGACGATGATCGGCGTGCTGATGAGCGCGACGCTGCCGGCGCGCCTGGGTGAGCCGGCGCGCGCGATGATCGTCGCGCGGCGCATCGGGCGCCCGCGCGACGGCGTCCCGGTGGTGCTGGGGACGATCGTCTCGCAGACGTTGTTGAACATCTTGGCCCTGGTGATCCTGGGCATGGTCATGTTCCGCTCGGTTCCGGTGTTCCATCACCACGAGAGCGGGCTGATCGCCTTCGCGGCGCTGCCGATCGTGATCCTGGCTGCCGTGCTGGGTGCTCCGGCGCTGCTGCGCGAGGGCGGCGCGGCACGCAGCGCCCGGGTGCGCGCGTGGTCGATGCAGGCGCGCCGTGCGACCGCGCAGGTGCGGGCGGGGCTCGAGGTCTTCCGCCAGCCGAAGCTGGGGTCCGTCGCGGTGGGCGCGCAGCTGTTCGCGTGGGTCATCCAGTGGATGTCCTGCTACGTGCTGTTGGTGGCCTTCGGGCTGGACGACCGCGCGGGGATCGGCGCTGCGGCGGCGGTGCTGTTCGCGGTGAACGTCTCCGCGGTCCTGCCCGCGACGCCGTCGAACCTGGGCGTGTTCCAGGCCGCCTGCGTCTTCGTGCTGCACAAGGGCTACGGGATCGGCGTCGACGACGCGCTCGGCTACGGGATCATCCTGCAGGCCGTGGAGATCGCGACCGCGTTCGTCATGGGCGCGCCCGCGCTGTTGAAGGAAGGCGTGTCCTGGAAGGACGTCCGCCTGCGCGCGATGCACGCCGCGCCCGTCGAGCTTCCGCCGCTGCCCCGCCGCGGCGAGTCCGCGATCGAGGTCGACGCTTGA
- a CDS encoding DNA-3-methyladenine glycosylase family protein yields MSQRERRAVAHLRAADPVLASMIDDLGGDVPRWTPDADPYGAIIRAIVSQQLSTIAARAILGRLQDRFGGRNPTPAEVLADDPDELKSVGLSRAKVVSLRSLAEHLEDGELELGALRTLSDDELIAQLTAVKGIGEWTAQVFLVVGLAREDVLVAGDLVIRQAVRRGWGLDHLPERAELYALGEAWRPHRSTACAVLWAWARVGGPTA; encoded by the coding sequence ATGTCCCAGCGCGAGCGCCGCGCGGTCGCGCACCTGCGCGCCGCCGACCCGGTGCTCGCGTCGATGATCGACGACCTCGGCGGCGACGTCCCGCGCTGGACGCCGGACGCCGACCCCTACGGCGCGATCATCCGGGCGATCGTCTCGCAGCAGCTGTCGACGATCGCCGCCCGCGCGATCCTCGGCCGCCTGCAGGACCGCTTCGGCGGCAGGAACCCGACGCCGGCCGAGGTCCTGGCCGACGACCCGGACGAGCTGAAGTCGGTGGGCTTGTCGAGGGCGAAGGTCGTCTCGCTGCGCTCGCTGGCCGAGCACCTCGAGGACGGCGAGCTGGAGCTCGGGGCCCTGCGGACGCTGAGCGACGACGAGCTGATCGCCCAGCTGACCGCGGTCAAGGGCATCGGCGAGTGGACGGCGCAGGTGTTCCTGGTCGTCGGGTTGGCGCGGGAGGACGTCCTGGTGGCGGGGGATCTCGTGATTCGCCAGGCGGTCCGGCGCGGGTGGGGGCTGGACCACCTGCCGGAGCGCGCGGAGCTGTACGCGTTGGGGGAGGCGTGGCGGCCGCACCGGTCGACGGCGTGCGCGGTGTTGTGGGCGTGGGCGCGTGTGGGTGGGCCGACGGCGTAG
- a CDS encoding cupin domain-containing protein: MELQTWTAPPGEPIPNHPRWPVLIYHGVDVGDGESLFINNGWGGTWTDGVFDYHHFHSTSHEALAVIAGSATLELGGPQGQAFEVSAGDVLILPAGTGHRRASSRDGFTVAGAYPPGQEIYDILRAANPTALSRITHLPPPPTDPVGGEGIALWRS, encoded by the coding sequence ATGGAGCTTCAGACCTGGACCGCCCCGCCCGGCGAGCCGATCCCGAACCACCCCCGCTGGCCGGTGCTGATCTACCACGGCGTCGACGTCGGGGACGGCGAGTCGTTGTTCATCAACAACGGCTGGGGTGGCACCTGGACCGACGGCGTCTTCGACTACCACCACTTCCACTCGACCTCCCACGAGGCACTGGCGGTGATCGCCGGCTCGGCAACGCTCGAGCTCGGCGGCCCCCAGGGCCAGGCCTTCGAGGTCTCAGCCGGCGACGTCCTGATCCTCCCCGCAGGCACCGGCCACCGCCGAGCCTCTTCACGCGACGGCTTCACCGTGGCCGGCGCCTACCCACCGGGCCAAGAGATCTACGACATCCTCCGCGCAGCCAACCCCACCGCGCTATCTCGCATCACCCACCTCCCACCACCACCGACCGACCCGGTAGGCGGCGAAGGCATCGCGCTCTGGAGGAGCTGA
- the grxD gene encoding Grx4 family monothiol glutaredoxin codes for MSSDTNPIRDAIAEAIRDNKTILFMKGTPDAPACGFSARTVGALQALDAPFAAVDILPDPRIRQELSALSNWPTIPQLFVDGELVGGADIVTEMFETGELAQALGVEQPDDVEPEAQTAPAAPAPLGIENRLS; via the coding sequence ATGAGCAGCGACACGAACCCCATCCGTGACGCGATCGCCGAGGCGATCCGCGATAACAAGACGATCCTCTTCATGAAGGGCACCCCCGACGCCCCCGCGTGCGGGTTCTCCGCCCGGACCGTTGGCGCCCTGCAGGCGCTCGACGCACCGTTCGCGGCGGTCGACATCCTGCCGGATCCCCGGATCCGCCAGGAGCTGTCGGCCCTCTCGAACTGGCCGACGATCCCGCAGCTGTTCGTCGACGGCGAGCTCGTCGGCGGCGCGGACATCGTCACCGAGATGTTCGAGACCGGCGAGCTGGCCCAGGCGCTGGGCGTCGAGCAGCCCGACGACGTCGAGCCCGAGGCCCAGACCGCGCCGGCCGCGCCGGCGCCGCTGGGCATCGAGAACCGCCTGTCCTAG
- a CDS encoding BolA family protein has protein sequence MPTTDEIKRRIEAALPESTAEVEDWTGGGDHFRATVVSPAFDGLTRIAQHRLVYDVFGTEIGGAIHALSLTTRVPEQA, from the coding sequence ATGCCGACGACCGACGAGATCAAGCGCCGCATCGAGGCTGCCCTCCCTGAGAGCACCGCAGAAGTCGAGGATTGGACGGGCGGCGGGGACCACTTCCGCGCCACGGTCGTCTCCCCCGCCTTCGACGGTCTCACCAGGATCGCACAGCACCGGTTGGTCTACGACGTCTTCGGCACGGAGATCGGCGGCGCCATCCACGCCCTTTCCCTCACCACCCGAGTCCCGGAGCAGGCATGA
- a CDS encoding HesB/IscA family protein, which translates to MTGTTVTYKAQGVHFTEKGATKVREFLESQGADITSAGLRVGVRGGGCSGFQYQLAFDDQHDGDAIFEDQGLRILVDAQSLPYVDGSEIDYVDSLQGAGFQVNNPNVVAACGCGSSFRVEDEEQVSAV; encoded by the coding sequence ATGACCGGAACCACCGTTACGTACAAGGCCCAGGGCGTCCACTTCACCGAGAAGGGCGCCACCAAGGTCCGCGAGTTCCTCGAGTCCCAGGGCGCGGACATCACGTCCGCCGGCCTCCGCGTCGGTGTGCGCGGCGGCGGCTGCTCGGGCTTCCAGTACCAGCTCGCGTTCGACGACCAGCACGACGGCGACGCGATCTTCGAGGACCAGGGCCTCCGCATCCTCGTCGACGCCCAGAGCCTCCCGTACGTGGACGGCTCGGAGATCGACTACGTCGACTCGCTCCAGGGCGCGGGCTTCCAGGTCAACAACCCCAACGTGGTCGCCGCGTGCGGCTGCGGCTCGTCCTTCCGGGTGGAGGACGAGGAGCAGGTCAGCGCCGTCTAG